The proteins below come from a single Sphingomicrobium sediminis genomic window:
- a CDS encoding GumC family protein gives MAQDQNPLPVPSGPGGDHPLPAQFLEQTQPQPVGFGPTSFVSYVWKLVWRWKWLILAITSVSIVIAILLAMLAPREYSATTRIEILRTTSNLADIGDIETDVNIFDYEFYQTQYELLRSRTLAEKVVEDLDLANDLEFLAGYDPETVENVADFDGDTRFERATAIVQGGTAISPILDSSIVDLVITSGDPEMSAAIANSLATNYRQSNLDRRYESTDYARSFLAERLEASREALEASEAKVAEYAREQGLIRMNGGRAGSGQETLAETRLRELSNRLAQATATRVTAEADFRANSGGRAATTSLDNDTLQILRNRRSDLRAELSKLESDFGPEYPAVKALQAQIADVDNSIAIEESRVTSSVNRDLEDRYRQSLAAENRLRGQVDSLTANLLDQQSRSVGVNVLEREVDTNRSIYEALLSRYQEIGVASGIGNNNISIVDEATVPGGPSSPNIPLYLVMGLIFGLSLSGGTVAVLAKVADGGMTPADVEAKLGLPLHGATPMVGTDEIDIGMEDQRSALAEAYYSILTTLKFATHKGLPKSMLLTSSRPSEGKSISARALATHLAMLGQKVLLIDGDMRKPTLGRLLDGQDRKGLAEWLKEEATHVEIFFEPTDTGFSVVFSGDSPPNPVELLSGPRLGELVKLASEHFDHVIIDGPPVMGLADAQLLARATQKTVFVVESETTRTEMARSALRRLKHVGAQISGVIMTKVPSHSAGYGYGYYDYVYKPLPKRGVQKILTKISGR, from the coding sequence ATGGCGCAAGACCAGAACCCCCTGCCTGTTCCGAGCGGTCCCGGCGGCGACCATCCCCTGCCGGCGCAATTCCTCGAACAAACGCAGCCCCAACCAGTTGGCTTCGGGCCGACCAGTTTCGTTTCCTACGTCTGGAAGCTCGTCTGGCGCTGGAAGTGGCTGATCCTTGCGATCACCTCGGTCTCGATCGTCATCGCCATCCTGCTCGCGATGCTAGCGCCGCGTGAATATAGCGCGACCACACGGATCGAAATCCTGCGCACCACGTCGAATCTCGCCGACATTGGCGACATCGAAACCGATGTGAACATTTTCGACTATGAGTTCTACCAGACCCAGTACGAACTGCTGCGCAGCCGCACACTGGCGGAAAAGGTGGTCGAGGATCTCGACCTTGCCAACGATCTCGAATTCCTCGCCGGCTATGATCCGGAAACGGTCGAGAATGTTGCCGACTTCGATGGCGATACACGTTTCGAGCGCGCAACCGCCATCGTCCAGGGCGGAACGGCTATCTCGCCGATCCTCGATTCCAGCATTGTCGATCTCGTCATCACGTCGGGCGACCCTGAAATGTCGGCCGCAATCGCCAACAGCCTGGCCACCAATTATCGCCAGTCGAACCTCGACCGGCGCTATGAATCGACCGACTATGCCCGCTCCTTCCTGGCCGAAAGGCTGGAAGCGAGCCGCGAAGCGCTCGAGGCGTCAGAGGCCAAGGTCGCCGAATATGCGCGCGAACAGGGTCTCATCCGCATGAATGGCGGACGCGCCGGTTCTGGTCAGGAAACGCTGGCGGAAACGCGCCTTCGCGAGCTGAGCAACCGCCTCGCCCAGGCCACCGCGACGCGCGTCACCGCAGAAGCCGATTTCCGCGCCAATAGTGGCGGCCGCGCAGCGACGACCTCGCTCGACAATGACACGCTCCAGATCCTCCGCAATCGTCGCAGCGACCTTCGCGCCGAACTGTCGAAACTGGAAAGCGATTTCGGCCCCGAATATCCGGCGGTCAAGGCGCTGCAGGCGCAGATTGCCGACGTCGACAATTCGATCGCCATCGAGGAAAGTCGGGTGACCAGCTCGGTCAATCGCGATCTCGAAGACCGCTATCGCCAGTCGCTCGCCGCCGAAAACCGCCTTCGCGGCCAGGTGGATTCGCTGACCGCCAACCTGCTCGACCAGCAATCGCGCTCGGTCGGCGTCAACGTCCTCGAGCGCGAAGTCGACACCAACCGTTCGATCTACGAAGCCCTGCTCTCGCGATATCAGGAAATCGGCGTTGCGAGCGGCATCGGGAACAACAATATCTCGATCGTCGACGAAGCCACCGTGCCCGGTGGCCCCTCCTCGCCCAACATCCCGCTCTATCTCGTCATGGGCCTCATCTTCGGCCTGTCGCTGTCGGGCGGCACCGTTGCCGTGCTGGCCAAGGTCGCCGATGGCGGCATGACCCCCGCAGATGTCGAGGCCAAGCTCGGCCTTCCGCTCCATGGCGCAACGCCAATGGTCGGCACCGACGAGATCGACATCGGTATGGAAGATCAGCGTTCGGCGCTTGCCGAGGCTTATTATTCCATCCTCACCACCCTCAAATTCGCGACCCACAAGGGCCTGCCCAAGTCGATGCTGCTGACCAGCAGCCGTCCGAGCGAGGGCAAGTCGATCAGCGCCCGCGCGCTGGCGACGCATCTCGCCATGCTGGGCCAGAAGGTCCTGCTGATCGACGGCGACATGCGCAAGCCGACACTTGGCCGCCTTCTGGATGGCCAGGATCGCAAGGGCCTTGCAGAGTGGCTCAAGGAAGAAGCCACGCATGTTGAAATCTTCTTCGAACCCACGGACACCGGCTTCTCAGTCGTCTTCTCGGGCGACAGTCCGCCCAACCCCGTGGAACTGCTGAGCGGTCCACGCCTTGGCGAACTGGTCAAGCTGGCAAGCGAGCATTTTGACCATGTCATTATCGATGGCCCGCCCGTCATGGGCCTTGCCGACGCCCAATTGCTCGCGCGGGCGACACAGAAAACCGTATTCGTTGTGGAATCGGAGACGACCCGCACCGAAATGGCGCGCTCGGCGCTGCGTCGCCTTAAACATGTCGGTGCGCAGATTTCGGGCGTCATCATGACCAAGGTGCCGAGCCACAGCGCCGGCTATGGCTATGGCTATTACGACTATGTCTACAAGCCGCTGCCCAAGCGCGGTGTCCAGAAGATCCTGACCAAGATTTCGGGGCGGTAG
- a CDS encoding polysaccharide biosynthesis/export family protein, translating into MNFKTIATIMLAICLAACGGTPRLSSQSTAVTVTDELPAPDVSETAVDLTEYRIGPTDEISVSVFNADELNREAVIDASGQFAMPLIGVVQAGGKTPSELSTEIADKLRGRFIKDPQVVVNLTEVRANVVTVDGAVTQPGIYPVIGNMTLLRAIATARGASTVADETNVVVFRTVNGEKMAAMFNLNDIRGGRVADPRVYGNDLVVVGESGTRRFLRDTGGGSILGRFIPVL; encoded by the coding sequence ATGAACTTCAAGACTATCGCAACGATCATGCTGGCAATCTGCCTGGCAGCCTGTGGCGGCACGCCGCGCCTGTCGAGCCAGTCCACCGCCGTTACCGTCACCGACGAGCTGCCCGCGCCCGATGTCAGCGAAACCGCCGTCGACCTTACCGAATATCGCATCGGGCCGACCGACGAAATCAGCGTTTCGGTCTTCAATGCCGACGAATTGAACCGCGAAGCCGTGATCGATGCGTCGGGCCAGTTCGCCATGCCGCTGATCGGTGTCGTGCAGGCTGGGGGCAAGACGCCCAGCGAACTCTCCACCGAAATCGCCGACAAGTTGCGCGGTCGCTTCATCAAGGATCCGCAGGTCGTCGTGAACCTGACCGAAGTGCGCGCCAACGTCGTCACCGTTGACGGCGCGGTCACGCAACCCGGCATCTATCCGGTCATCGGCAACATGACCCTGCTGCGCGCCATCGCGACGGCCCGCGGAGCGAGCACCGTGGCCGACGAGACCAACGTCGTCGTCTTCCGTACCGTGAATGGCGAGAAGATGGCCGCCATGTTCAACCTCAACGATATTCGCGGCGGTCGCGTCGCCGACCCGCGCGTCTATGGCAACGACCTCGTCGTCGTCGGTGAAAGCGGGACCCGTCGCTTCCTGCGCGACACGGGCGGCGGCAGCATTCTCGGCCGTTTCATTCCGGTGCTCTGA
- a CDS encoding O-antigen ligase family protein, producing the protein MPSLSDTHRARLRASGDLIDQLLLAALLGFAFLAGGGGDAGASVDRLLIPLAVGSSGWFLARHFTGARLIAPGVWPFVALISLVLASALVQLPALSASWLEDLRPWAAASYSLELAKLDDATLRWSLSPFDTLRFMGAFALPAALLLGFGGSLGRTPYRNALRLGLIAALAGAALIFLQSLAPGRDLLHPWGEVPGTAAGLFANPNFQGTFLALTILVLGMQGIIAGFPGRNIALVGMVCFLFLAIVLTDSRGAIAIGVVAVLLLALSEARRPNLLARRKLVLPLVAMAGIAMLLLAFRHPLGLESGIRGEAVPVLAAMIRESFPLGVGWGAFGPAWARAEPLDLVTTVYFNEAHNDWLQWVLEGGLIGLLVLAAFLWLVVRSIRKRPDKAERAFLPVAMLVLIAAQSVVDFPLRTDAVAALCVLALIGLIAPWEQRRSKPQRKTAHMVIAGVAGLGVIALMPAAYKMASADAAYQNGQWTRASALSPLHGDALARHALVLSQDNRRDEAVEAAQQSLRATPLNAIALAVIAQNYRENSLEPDEEDAAMRFAASLDWRPEFIQYAALQLALIDEDTESAVDHAEAMMRAYPATFFGRQATFVASLDPEFRAEMVSRLEPGSNARRWLYLNPPLTDVQIDGMLALSDELAARQGPITPDEQGQILYQLTRGGREAAANGRHATLFALDDWQHRLFPEVDTLAWRYEAANGLLARPVRNSIRLEAGAGIAAPLARRTTVFEPGRYEVMLGGEVDGGADAARLALYCPGETEARAVLRAGRSGVNAVFGPEPVTILLDCAVQEWRLESDGTATVDLRIDDWRVEQLSDPTN; encoded by the coding sequence TTGCCAAGCCTGTCGGATACCCATCGCGCCCGCCTGCGCGCCTCGGGTGATCTCATCGACCAGCTCCTGCTGGCAGCCTTGCTCGGCTTCGCCTTCCTTGCCGGCGGCGGCGGTGATGCCGGCGCAAGCGTCGATCGCCTCCTCATTCCGCTAGCCGTCGGTTCATCGGGCTGGTTTCTCGCTCGCCATTTCACGGGAGCAAGGCTGATTGCGCCGGGCGTATGGCCGTTCGTCGCGCTCATCTCGCTGGTGCTTGCTTCCGCCCTTGTCCAACTCCCCGCGCTCTCGGCGTCATGGTTGGAAGACCTGCGTCCGTGGGCTGCAGCCTCATACAGCCTCGAACTCGCGAAGTTGGACGATGCGACGTTGCGGTGGTCCTTATCTCCCTTCGACACGCTGAGGTTCATGGGCGCGTTTGCCCTGCCTGCCGCCTTGTTGCTTGGCTTCGGAGGCTCGTTGGGCCGGACACCCTATCGCAATGCCCTGCGGCTCGGGCTTATTGCGGCGCTTGCCGGTGCGGCATTGATTTTCCTCCAGAGCCTCGCGCCCGGTCGCGATTTGCTGCACCCGTGGGGCGAGGTTCCCGGAACCGCTGCCGGGCTTTTTGCCAACCCGAATTTTCAGGGCACATTTCTGGCGCTTACCATATTGGTGCTCGGCATGCAGGGCATCATCGCGGGGTTTCCGGGACGCAACATCGCTCTCGTGGGAATGGTGTGCTTTCTCTTCTTGGCCATCGTCCTGACAGATTCGCGCGGCGCCATTGCCATCGGTGTCGTCGCAGTGCTTCTTCTCGCACTATCGGAGGCGCGTCGCCCGAATTTGCTCGCTCGCCGCAAGCTGGTTTTGCCGCTTGTCGCAATGGCCGGAATCGCGATGCTCCTGCTCGCATTTCGTCACCCCTTGGGTCTCGAAAGCGGCATACGAGGCGAAGCCGTGCCCGTACTCGCCGCGATGATCCGCGAATCCTTCCCGCTCGGCGTTGGCTGGGGTGCGTTCGGCCCAGCTTGGGCTCGAGCCGAACCACTTGACCTCGTAACGACCGTCTATTTCAACGAGGCGCATAATGACTGGCTGCAGTGGGTCCTCGAAGGTGGTCTGATTGGATTGCTGGTCCTTGCGGCATTTCTTTGGCTGGTCGTACGCTCGATCCGTAAGCGGCCAGACAAAGCCGAACGTGCCTTCCTGCCCGTCGCCATGCTGGTCCTGATCGCGGCGCAATCGGTCGTCGATTTCCCGCTGCGGACCGATGCGGTGGCGGCGCTCTGCGTATTGGCGCTGATCGGATTAATCGCACCATGGGAACAACGGCGTTCGAAGCCCCAACGCAAGACGGCGCATATGGTGATTGCCGGGGTTGCCGGCCTTGGCGTGATCGCGCTGATGCCAGCGGCGTACAAAATGGCCAGTGCCGATGCCGCCTACCAGAATGGCCAATGGACGCGCGCATCCGCGCTCTCGCCGCTGCACGGCGATGCGCTGGCCCGCCACGCTCTCGTGCTCAGCCAGGACAATCGCCGCGACGAAGCGGTCGAAGCGGCGCAGCAATCCCTCCGTGCTACCCCGCTCAATGCGATCGCCCTCGCCGTCATCGCGCAGAATTATCGTGAAAACTCACTCGAGCCCGACGAGGAAGATGCGGCGATGCGCTTTGCCGCCTCGCTCGATTGGCGTCCCGAGTTCATTCAATATGCGGCGCTGCAACTCGCGTTGATCGACGAGGATACTGAGAGCGCTGTCGATCATGCCGAGGCGATGATGCGCGCCTATCCAGCCACATTCTTCGGTCGACAGGCGACCTTCGTCGCCTCGCTGGATCCCGAATTCCGCGCCGAAATGGTGAGCCGACTTGAACCGGGCAGCAATGCGCGACGCTGGCTCTATCTCAACCCGCCGCTCACCGACGTGCAGATAGACGGCATGTTGGCGCTCAGCGACGAACTCGCAGCACGGCAAGGGCCGATCACGCCTGACGAACAGGGGCAGATCCTCTATCAGTTGACCCGCGGTGGCCGCGAGGCCGCTGCCAACGGACGTCACGCCACCTTGTTTGCGCTGGACGACTGGCAGCACCGCCTCTTCCCCGAAGTCGACACACTCGCTTGGCGCTATGAGGCCGCCAACGGGCTGCTTGCCCGGCCCGTGCGAAACTCGATCCGGCTGGAAGCGGGGGCCGGCATCGCTGCGCCGCTCGCCCGACGCACGACGGTGTTCGAACCGGGTCGCTATGAAGTCATGCTGGGTGGCGAAGTGGACGGCGGCGCCGATGCTGCACGCCTTGCCCTCTATTGTCCAGGCGAGACCGAAGCTCGGGCCGTCCTGCGCGCGGGCCGGTCCGGCGTAAATGCAGTTTTCGGCCCCGAACCGGTCACAATTCTGCTCGATTGTGCAGTGCAAGAGTGGCGGCTAGAGAGTGACGGGACAGCCACGGTCGATCTGCGAATTGACGATTGGCGCGTCGAACAGCTTTCCGATCCGACTAATTAG
- a CDS encoding alpha/beta fold hydrolase — MSSIGLIAAAMTITSGPEAIARPQWWPDSVRDTTVETGVIKMQVYRAGDEGVAVVIMQDMHDYFDPAPKWEGDIQEQWIERGSRHRNFVATLAKQHRVFVPIRRGYGATEDPGVGYDVATYAEDVLAMLSKEGVERAVFIGRNPAQNDIYWIAEHHPERMIAMALFEPTPWLPFDFDNEDAFAFASGWWRGARDMGATDERIDELTLSRFSGAIPHFLSEEGAQIDVPLLYLSSPPSFEGAWMWANLFAFEDEDADCSEVTSNYPCSVFGDADRVDRLRTYFGSHPHNALAASTRERLEATFSDMTVVPYPFGDEFPSDIWAYYGEVVEPFLARFRQRQE; from the coding sequence ATGTCATCGATCGGCCTCATTGCTGCCGCCATGACGATCACATCCGGGCCAGAAGCTATTGCTCGGCCGCAATGGTGGCCTGACAGCGTGCGGGACACCACGGTCGAAACTGGCGTGATCAAGATGCAAGTGTATCGAGCTGGCGACGAAGGCGTTGCAGTCGTCATCATGCAAGACATGCACGACTATTTCGATCCTGCACCGAAGTGGGAAGGTGATATCCAGGAACAGTGGATCGAGCGCGGATCGCGTCATCGCAATTTCGTAGCGACCTTGGCCAAACAGCATCGTGTTTTCGTCCCGATCCGTCGAGGGTATGGTGCCACGGAAGATCCTGGTGTGGGGTATGACGTCGCGACCTATGCCGAAGATGTTTTGGCCATGTTGTCAAAAGAAGGTGTCGAAAGGGCTGTCTTCATAGGACGCAATCCGGCTCAGAATGACATTTATTGGATAGCCGAGCACCACCCTGAACGTATGATTGCGATGGCATTATTCGAACCTACACCTTGGTTGCCTTTCGACTTTGACAATGAAGACGCGTTCGCATTCGCATCTGGTTGGTGGCGCGGCGCCAGAGATATGGGTGCAACGGATGAGAGAATTGATGAATTGACGTTATCTCGGTTTTCCGGGGCCATCCCGCATTTTCTATCGGAGGAAGGCGCGCAGATTGACGTGCCGCTACTTTATCTGTCTTCGCCTCCCAGCTTTGAAGGGGCTTGGATGTGGGCCAACCTTTTTGCGTTCGAGGATGAAGACGCCGACTGTTCTGAAGTTACATCAAATTACCCTTGTAGCGTCTTCGGAGACGCAGATCGGGTAGACCGATTGAGAACTTACTTCGGCTCTCATCCTCACAACGCTCTTGCGGCATCCACACGCGAACGGCTGGAGGCAACATTCAGCGACATGACGGTGGTGCCGTATCCCTTCGGCGATGAATTCCCCTCGGACATCTGGGCCTACTATGGGGAGGTCGTCGAACCATTTCTCGCCCGATTTCGCCAGCGGCAGGAATAG
- a CDS encoding YybH family protein — MGVGILKRLLLSSLICTGWCCSTLGGVAVADEQPSPAINLAELPCPPDPELGPRVAAERFLYAFTRLDQECFNEMWAEDATAFLPLLIGDAGPGRLNGRDEILATFDKFFGGRQASEDDVLEIDPVSLRVDHRGDVAIVSFVLGPNLDNRRSFVFRREADGWRIWHHHASWLGDFEAILEAEVQKQVSEITNRD; from the coding sequence GCTTTCTTCACTGATCTGCACGGGTTGGTGTTGTTCGACACTTGGCGGTGTCGCAGTAGCCGACGAGCAACCTAGTCCCGCAATAAACCTAGCTGAACTCCCGTGCCCGCCGGATCCTGAGTTGGGCCCAAGGGTCGCAGCTGAGCGTTTTCTTTATGCCTTCACCAGACTTGATCAAGAGTGCTTCAATGAGATGTGGGCCGAAGACGCCACGGCATTCCTGCCGCTATTGATCGGTGATGCCGGACCAGGTCGCTTAAATGGTCGCGACGAGATCCTAGCAACTTTCGATAAGTTTTTTGGTGGTCGACAAGCTTCCGAAGACGATGTTTTAGAAATCGATCCGGTTTCACTCCGTGTGGACCATCGCGGAGATGTGGCTATTGTCAGCTTTGTTCTTGGTCCCAATCTCGACAACCGCCGAAGTTTTGTCTTTCGCCGCGAGGCAGATGGTTGGCGAATCTGGCACCATCATGCGTCGTGGTTAGGGGATTTTGAGGCTATCTTAGAAGCGGAGGTTCAAAAGCAAGTCTCTGAAATCACCAACAGAGATTAA